The genome window CCTTTCGAGTACCCTCCTGGCGTCAAGGACTTGGACAGCGAGGATCTAGAAGATCCTCTTATGGTTGCCGAGTATGCCAATGAGATCTTTGAGTACTTGCGCGATCTTGAATGCAAGTCGATTCCCAATCCTCAATATATGTCTCATCAGGACGAGCTCGAATGGAAGACGCGTGGTATCTTGGTCGACTGGCTCGTTGAGGTCCATACCCGTTTCCATCTACTCCCCGAAaccctcttcctcgccgTCAATCTCATTGATCGCTTCCTATCCGAAAAGGTTGTCCAGCTTGACCGTCTCCAACTTGTGGGAATCACTGCCATGTTTATCGCTTCTAAGTACGAAGAGGTCCTCTCTCCTCACGTCGAGAACTTCAAGCGCATTGCCGACGATGGCTTTACTGAGGCCGAGATTCTGAGTGCTGAGCGATTTATTCTGAGCACACTCAACTATGATCTCAGCTACCCCAACCCTATGAACTTCCTCCGCCGTGTCTCCAAGGCAGACAATTACGATATCCAGTCTCGAACCATTGGAAAGTACCTGATGGAGATTGGCCTGCTGGATCATCGATTCATGGCCTACCGACCTAGTCATATTGCCGCCGGTGCCATGTATTTAGCGCGACTGATGCTTGACCGTGGCGAATGGGTACGTGAAATCCACATTCTTGATGTGGCAACTACTAATCGATCTACAGGATGAGACTCTTTCTTACTACGCTGGTTACACTGAGGACGAGATCGAGCCTGTCGTTCACCTCATGGTTGATTACCTCGCTCGCCCTGTCACTCATGAAGCATTTTTCAAGAAGTATGCTAGcaagaagttcttgaaggGTATGTGTCTCTCCTAGCGCGCCATGAATAGCCAGCTGACAAATGACAAAGCTTCGATCCTTGCCCGCCAATGGGCGAAGAAGAATGCTGTTCTATTTGGCATCACCGACGTTCATCTGAGCCTTGATGAGCTATCATAGGCACTTTCAAGCCACCACTTTTTATGGCACATCTTATTCGATATTCTGAAGAACAGGATACTCGGCTAGCGGTTGGATTCAGCTACACCGCCGCCTCACGACGTTAATAGATCACCGACGCCCTTTGGTAAACCTTCTGGGCCATCATGATACCACACATTCCACTGTCGATACTCGAGCGAGTATGCTATGAAAAGCACTTGCCGTATTGGTCTGGATTCATATTCTCACTGTCTGAAGTTACGGACAGCATCTGCAATTTTTTGTTTGCGATTGTCTGGTTTTTGCACATTTCCCGAAGCATGCTTTTCGTCTTCATACATGGCGCATGGAGTCACTGGCGAAGGAAGTTAAGGGCTTGGTTCGGCTGGTTGGAGTTGGCTGTGCAGACGGCCTATTCACGGGGCACTGGACGGGGAGTAATGGAAGCTGTACGACACGGGCCATGGGGTAGCGGGTGCAAGCTGAGCTTGACATCTGGCGGTCTGGCGATGTTTCTCAATGACTGGAGTAAGAGAACTCGATACGGCTCTTGTGCATCTCGGCTAC of Fusarium oxysporum Fo47 chromosome I, complete sequence contains these proteins:
- a CDS encoding cyclin-like protein, which produces MPPQARATRTRLAGNENDENSSTTRLTRAQAAALKVDELSMPAKAALQTKKSTVNGTAASNTRKRAALGDVSNVGKVDGVAGKKAKGLVSKAAQPTGIEKKTARPTTRTALGSKPTNSKTQSGSGTINKRKVVTDTANTKIKAPVNENEHPSKKQHLIPEERERSETPVEVEVEKPEVSLDKAEVQDAPFEYPPGVKDLDSEDLEDPLMVAEYANEIFEYLRDLECKSIPNPQYMSHQDELEWKTRGILVDWLVEVHTRFHLLPETLFLAVNLIDRFLSEKVVQLDRLQLVGITAMFIASKYEEVLSPHVENFKRIADDGFTEAEILSAERFILSTLNYDLSYPNPMNFLRRVSKADNYDIQSRTIGKYLMEIGLLDHRFMAYRPSHIAAGAMYLARLMLDRGEWDETLSYYAGYTEDEIEPVVHLMVDYLARPVTHEAFFKKYASKKFLKASILARQWAKKNAVLFGITDVHLSLDELS